GTTCTCGGCAACTAAAATCTAAAAGTACTACTCTTTGATTTCCGTTCTTTTCTTGTTTGTTGCTggtttttctctttctcttttggtTTTGAATTATATAGTACCGAGTTTGCTTTTGTTGGGTCTCTCACAATGTTATGAGTAATTGATTCTAAGCATGTTTATTAGTTGCTAAAGTAGATGGTATCTAAAACAATTAACTGAACTATTATGAATGGAGATTGTATCGGGCTCCTGACTGACAATGAAAGCATGTGCAGATTTTATCCTGAACGGGCCATGTCATCAGCCTTTGTGGTTCTCAATGAGCTTGTTGAGGTCAGTTTCACTGTTCTTTTCTAAGAGCGTCTTATGATAACATTGATACAAGGATGCTGTAGATATTTCTTTACATGCTGACTCAATGATTAAGTGGGTCTATATGCTGATGAAGTTAATGTTAAACAGAGCCAATATAAACTTCAATTTTAAGCTGTCTGCAAATTATATGCCTTTGTTTTTGGGGTTTGCCGTTTGCAGGAGCTAAGGATTAAGCCATGTCCTGTGGTATTTTCTGCTTTTTCTGGTGGTACGAAAGCTAGCATGTACAAGGTTTTTCAGGTACATAATTGGGAACTCCTGACTTTTGTATGGACTTGTTTCTTTCGAGATTGTCTAGAAATCTTTATTCTAAAATTTCCCTTTTGATTGTGGCGATGGTGATGATTACAATACGCTTAAATGCAGATTATTGAGGGAATAAGTGAAGGCCAGCTTTATCCggtatgttttaattcatttcaGTTTTGAATCCAAAAACTTAATGACCTATTTTTTTGGTTTAGTAGGGACAGGGCCTTATTTAGATAAATTATTTTTCTACAaatattttgttgattttttttgaAGGGTGAATATCGGTTGGTCCGAAATTGTATTTCTGGTAATATCTTTGATTCCAGTCCAGTTGATTTTACAAGTGATTTGGGTACTCGCTATGCACTACATCCAACCATTCAGAGAATGCCTGGATCTTGGAAACTTGCTTCTTGGGTAGCTAAAGGCATTGCTTCTGGTTTAGATGCTTTATATCTTACTAGATTTGTATCCCAACGTACTGAGTATTGGCAGGCACTATATTCCTCTGTTGTAAGTTTTTATCATGCATTGTCAACCTAATTGCTGGTTACTTGTTTCATTTGTTGATGGCAAATTTCTTGACCTTTTTCTCCACCTCTGGTAGAATTTGGGTGCACCATTTCTCATTTTGGGTTCGGAAAAAGATGATCTCGCTCCCTGTCATATCATCTGCAATTTCACTCAACGTCTACAAGAACTTGGGGGAGATGTCAAGTTTGTGAAAATGAAAGGCTCCTGTCACATAGGTTTGTCTAAAATCTTATTTGCCCCCTCCCCCTCCCCCTCCCACTCCttccctctttttttttcttctgtaaATCTACATTTACTTCTCATTATTGCGTATAAATTATAATACCTTCAAAGTTATCTTGCATGTCAGGCCATGTGTTTTGGCATTCAGGAAAACAATAGACATATGTTCAAGCTTGATCTGACATCATTTTTGGTCATCTTTTAATACTAGTGTATATTGAGCTCCTTTATATCAACCCTGGTGTGGGATGCCTTGGAGTGCCCCCACAACACCCaacacccataaaaaaaaaaggaaaaaaaagaagcTAAGTTAGGCTTCGTTTGTGAGGACAAAGGAGCATGATTTTTTGCCTATAACATAATTATGTATTGTCTTCCTATCTTCTTGTGTAATTATTTAACTTCACTGTGTTCTCTCAGTGATTCAGTGTCATATTTCTAGAAGATTAGAACTGAATTAAATGATTTCCTGGTCATTTCAGGTCATTATAAGTATTATCCAATCCAATATAGGGCTGCTGTATCTGATTTGCTAGAGAAGGCTACTTTAGTTTTTTCTCAAAAAATGCGGCAACTCGAAGAAGAAAGAATTTACATGGAAGGTACACATGATGAGATATCCCAGTTAATTTGTGACCTACAGAAGGCAGCAGTTAACTCAAATCAGAGTCTTAGAAGAGTTGCACGTGGGCCTGGTGATCATTTCTACTTGCCAAGCTCATCTGAATATCAAAATGGTAAAGAATCCGAGCCTTTACAAGATGAAGGGAAAGAAAAACCAGTTCATCTACCTACACCCCCAAGCATTAATGCGCATAGTGTTCTGGGCCGGCTTTTATTTGATGCATGTGTTCCTAAGAATGTTGAGGGTTGGGATATTAAATTCTGTGGCTCTTTGAATGGACAACCATTTGCTTCTGCTCGTAGACATTCACCTTTCCATGGCATTAAAGGCATCCGTCGCTCCAGATTATAGTCTTTACTGTTAAGACTTTTGGAGAATCTTTGTAGAGATAGATAGTGTAATACAGGTTGTTTGATCAATCAGCTTCTGAAGAGACTTTGGCCGAACACGCCTTTAAAATTGCATACAAATTTGTTGACATTGCAAGGTATTGAAGTCAAGTTCCATCTATACTACACTCCACAGCACATTCTGTTCCCATTCAGAATGCTAATTGCTTATGTTACTGGGTCAGACCTATTGCCTGAAGGGTATTAGACTGAACGAAAGGTTCAGTGATAATATACATCTGCACAGAGAAGTTTATATGTTTGAGAAGATCTTTACTCTGTGGTGACTGATGAGGTTTGTAAGGTTTGTACAGGTGATAGGGAAGATGATCCTGTCACTGGAAGCACAGTTTTTGATTGTATGTGATAGCAATTATTAGTGTTTTGGAAGAAGATCCTTGTGAGGTCTTGGGGTTAG
The genomic region above belongs to Humulus lupulus chromosome 1, drHumLupu1.1, whole genome shotgun sequence and contains:
- the LOC133797666 gene encoding uncharacterized protein LOC133797666, with the translated sequence MWGGSGGGGIYWGRKEVSDFKGIVVLFAWVSIHQDHLKNYVDLYASLGWNSLVCHAHFLDAFYPERAMSSAFVVLNELVEELRIKPCPVVFSAFSGGTKASMYKVFQIIEGISEGQLYPGEYRLVRNCISGNIFDSSPVDFTSDLGTRYALHPTIQRMPGSWKLASWVAKGIASGLDALYLTRFVSQRTEYWQALYSSVNLGAPFLILGSEKDDLAPCHIICNFTQRLQELGGDVKFVKMKGSCHIGHYKYYPIQYRAAVSDLLEKATLVFSQKMRQLEEERIYMEGTHDEISQLICDLQKAAVNSNQSLRRVARGPGDHFYLPSSSEYQNGKESEPLQDEGKEKPVHLPTPPSINAHSVLGRLLFDACVPKNVEGWDIKFCGSLNGQPFASARRHSPFHGIKGIRRSRL